One Coffea arabica cultivar ET-39 chromosome 5e, Coffea Arabica ET-39 HiFi, whole genome shotgun sequence DNA segment encodes these proteins:
- the LOC113687472 gene encoding amino acid transporter AVT1J-like → MIASSALYTGLLIQRCMDMDSTIRSYPDIGDRAFGAKGRALVSILMHAELYLVATGFLILEGDNLSYLFPKAGFELGGYSIDARRSFVIMVGLIILPTVWLNNMGVLSYVSASGVAASLVLLCSILWIGEFDGIGFHGKGSFVHWNGIPTAVSLYAFCYCAHPVFPTLYTSMRDQKQFSKVLVVCFFLSTLIYGLMAISGCLMFGSEVLSQITLNLPSDKISSKIVIYATLITPIAKYALIVTPTVDAIENRLLAGSKTKSSSLLIRTCLVLSSVIVALALPIFGYLMSFVGAFLSVTGSIILPCLCFLKISGICRRCDFQVLIIGGIMCMGFAAMIIGTYTSLLEIISHFVSGD, encoded by the exons ATGATAGCATCCTCAGCCCTCTACACTGGCTTATTGATACAAAGATGCATGGACATGGATTCCACAATCAGAAGCTACCCTGACATCGGTGATCGAGCATTCGGAGCAAAAGGAAGAGCCCTTGTCTCCATTTTAATGCATGCGGAACTTTACTTGGTGGCCACTGGTTTCTTGATTCTTGAAGGAGATAATTTGTCATATTTGTTTCCAAAAGCAGGATTTGAACTTGGTGGTTATAGTATTGATGCAAGACGAAGTTTTGTTATCATGGTCGGGCTTATAATACTTCCCACGGTTTGGTTGAATAACATGGGGGTTCTTTCATATGTCTCAGCTAGTGGTGTAGCTGCATCTCTTGTGCTTCTTTGCTCAATTTTGTggattggagaatttgatgggATTGGATTTCATGGAAAGGGAAGTTTTGTGCATTGGAATGGAATCCCCACTGCCGTTAGTCTCTATGCTTTCTGTTATTGCGCTCATCCAGTTTTTCCAACCCTATACACTTCCATGAGAGACCAGAAACAATTTTCTAAG GTTTTGGTGGTATGCTTTTTCCTCAGCACTTTAATCTATGGACTAATGGCAATTTCAGGATGCCTAATGTTTGGTTCAGAGGTGCTGTCCCAAATAACCTTAAATCTTCCAAGTGACAAAATTAGTTCAAAAATTGTCATATACGCCACTTTGATCACTCCAATTGCCAAATATGCACTAATAGTAACACCAACTGTGGATGCTATTGAGAATAGACTGCTAGCTGGTTCCAAGACAAAGTCATCCAGCCTTCTCATCAGGACTTGCTTGGTATTGAGCTCTGTCATTGTTGCTTTGGCCCTACCAATTTTTGGGTATCTCATGTCATTCGTGGGTGCGTTTTTAAGTGTTACTGGTTCAATTATACTTCCATGCTTGTGCTTCTTGAAGATTTCAGGCATTTGTCGAAGATGTGATTTCCAGGTACTGATCATAGGAGGCATTATGTGTATGGGCTTTGCCGCGATGATTATTGGAACTTATACATCTCTATTGGAGATAATCAGTCATTTCGTCAGTGGGGACTGA